The following coding sequences lie in one Mycobacterium sp. Z3061 genomic window:
- a CDS encoding SDR family oxidoreductase has protein sequence MTTASDLLGYEGKRVLVVGGATGMGAAAAQIAKSLGAHVTVMDFAPVDFDVDRVISLDLSDPDSIDRAVDELDGPVHKLFSAAGVADGPKLMRVNFIGHRHLIERLFDKDLLPRGAAICFISSVAGMGWENDLELVQDFLAAPDYKSAHDWCAEREPQGIIHYGFSKKAINGYVAWQGYPFQKKGVRINAVCPGPTDTPLARANADLWLTFAQDYRDDTGSATLTPEDIGKAMIMLNSDAAASVNGITLNVDQGHAMASITGSFAPGKAIMDLITGRVQLA, from the coding sequence ATGACAACGGCGTCAGACTTATTGGGCTACGAGGGCAAGCGCGTCCTGGTGGTCGGCGGGGCGACCGGGATGGGCGCGGCGGCGGCGCAGATCGCGAAGTCGCTCGGAGCGCACGTGACCGTGATGGACTTCGCGCCGGTGGACTTCGACGTCGATCGCGTGATCTCGCTCGACCTCAGTGACCCGGACTCGATCGACCGTGCGGTCGACGAGCTGGACGGGCCGGTGCACAAGTTGTTCTCCGCCGCCGGTGTGGCCGACGGGCCAAAACTGATGCGGGTCAACTTCATCGGGCACCGGCATCTGATCGAGCGGCTGTTCGACAAGGACCTGCTCCCCCGCGGCGCGGCCATCTGCTTCATCTCGTCGGTCGCCGGAATGGGCTGGGAGAACGACCTGGAACTCGTGCAGGACTTCCTGGCCGCGCCGGACTACAAGTCCGCCCACGACTGGTGTGCGGAGCGCGAACCGCAGGGCATCATCCACTACGGGTTCAGCAAGAAGGCGATCAACGGTTACGTCGCGTGGCAGGGTTATCCGTTCCAGAAGAAGGGTGTGCGGATCAACGCCGTCTGCCCTGGGCCGACCGATACCCCGCTGGCGCGGGCGAACGCCGACCTGTGGCTGACCTTCGCCCAGGACTATCGCGATGACACCGGCAGCGCGACGCTGACGCCCGAAGACATCGGCAAGGCCATGATCATGCTCAACAGTGATGCCGCGGCGTCAGTCAACGGGATCACGCTGAACGTCGACCAGGGTCACGCCATGGCCTCGATCACCGGGTCGTTCGCTCCGGGCAAGGCGATCATGGACCTGATCACCGGCCGCGTCCAGCTCGCCTGA
- a CDS encoding LLM class flavin-dependent oxidoreductase — protein MFTLRFDMRAPAFGADPAALYAAAPEMCAWAEIHGCLAAVMCEHHGSQDGYLPSPLLLASAVAARTQRLALSLILILPFYDPVRLAEDIAVLDILSAGRASYIMALGYRPEEYEIFGLDLGDRGRLADEKLGMLRRLLAGETVIQDGRRIAVTPRPLTENGPAMMWGGGSLAAARRAGRYGMGMLANANVPGMRQAYEDSCRKHGHEPGPAFFPDRGTPSVCFVADDVDEAWAELGEYLLHDARTYAAWNPGNEVSAGFTHVDTVGELREAAASHVIYSVPEAISRVRAGEMLAMSPLCGGLPPEIAWPYLERVGKVVLPGASGSAEGALGELLSNKNG, from the coding sequence GTGTTCACCCTGCGCTTCGACATGCGGGCTCCGGCTTTCGGGGCCGATCCGGCGGCCTTGTACGCCGCCGCGCCGGAGATGTGCGCGTGGGCCGAAATCCACGGCTGCCTGGCCGCCGTCATGTGCGAACATCACGGGTCGCAGGACGGCTACCTGCCGTCGCCACTGCTCCTGGCGTCGGCGGTGGCGGCGCGGACGCAACGGCTGGCATTGAGCCTCATCCTGATTCTGCCGTTCTACGATCCGGTGCGGCTGGCCGAGGACATCGCGGTGCTCGACATCCTCAGCGCCGGGCGGGCCTCCTACATCATGGCGCTGGGCTACCGGCCGGAAGAATACGAGATCTTCGGACTGGATCTCGGCGACCGTGGTCGGCTGGCCGACGAGAAATTGGGAATGCTGCGCCGGTTGCTGGCCGGGGAGACCGTGATTCAAGACGGCAGACGGATTGCGGTGACGCCTCGGCCGTTGACCGAAAACGGGCCCGCAATGATGTGGGGCGGCGGCAGTCTGGCCGCGGCCCGGCGGGCCGGAAGGTACGGGATGGGCATGCTGGCCAACGCCAATGTGCCGGGAATGCGGCAGGCCTATGAGGATTCGTGCCGTAAGCACGGCCATGAGCCGGGGCCGGCGTTCTTTCCCGACCGCGGCACGCCGTCGGTGTGCTTCGTCGCCGACGACGTCGACGAAGCATGGGCGGAGTTGGGGGAGTATCTGTTGCACGACGCGCGCACCTATGCGGCCTGGAATCCGGGCAACGAGGTGTCGGCGGGATTCACTCATGTCGACACCGTCGGCGAGCTGCGTGAGGCCGCGGCGTCGCACGTGATCTACTCGGTGCCGGAGGCGATTTCGCGGGTGCGTGCCGGCGAGATGCTGGCCATGTCACCTTTGTGTGGCGGGTTGCCGCCGGAGATCGCGTGGCCGTATCTCGAGCGGGTGGGGAAGGTTGTGCTACCGGGGGCTTCCGGGTCTGCCGAGGGCGCCCTCGGCGAATTGCTGTCGAACAAGAACGGGTGA
- a CDS encoding alpha/beta hydrolase, with translation MDIFVEWNNGGTELRWRSTTEANDGQSVTVFLRRYGTPGKPALVCVHGFPTSSIDYFPLARELKDEFEIFALDFPGYGVSDKPPQPYVYSLYDDARLLVHAITEVWKLTDYHMITHDRGCSVGMIAVGLLAETSALPKDLILTNGNIYLPLSNLTAFQTALLNDKTARATAAETTPELLAAGLGFTTFMPRRTPDNPEIAALAKCFAFNDGMRVLPDTIQYLHERAADEKNWLERLSTLPVNVTLVWGLHDTVAPLRVANHVWQKYLRGMPGRSRYWVVPGADHYMQCDAPAELAQIVRLTAQGESLALQLQTLGDRPEGAVLVDQA, from the coding sequence ATGGACATCTTCGTGGAATGGAACAACGGCGGAACGGAATTGCGCTGGCGCTCAACCACCGAAGCCAACGACGGGCAATCGGTCACGGTGTTCCTGCGCCGCTACGGCACGCCGGGCAAACCGGCTTTGGTATGCGTGCACGGTTTTCCGACATCCAGCATCGACTACTTCCCGCTGGCGCGTGAGCTCAAAGACGAGTTCGAGATCTTCGCGCTGGACTTCCCCGGCTACGGCGTATCCGACAAGCCGCCCCAACCCTACGTCTACTCCCTCTACGACGATGCGCGTCTGCTCGTGCACGCCATCACCGAGGTGTGGAAGCTGACCGACTACCACATGATCACGCACGACCGTGGCTGCAGCGTCGGCATGATCGCGGTGGGGCTGCTCGCCGAAACGTCGGCATTACCAAAGGATCTGATCCTCACCAACGGCAACATCTACCTGCCGCTGTCGAACCTCACCGCATTCCAGACCGCGCTGCTCAACGACAAGACGGCCCGGGCCACCGCTGCGGAGACGACGCCGGAATTGCTGGCCGCCGGCCTCGGGTTCACCACGTTCATGCCGCGGCGCACCCCGGACAACCCCGAGATCGCCGCCCTGGCAAAGTGCTTCGCGTTCAACGACGGGATGCGGGTGCTGCCGGACACCATTCAGTATCTGCATGAGCGCGCCGCGGATGAAAAGAACTGGCTTGAGCGGCTTTCCACGCTTCCGGTCAACGTCACACTGGTGTGGGGCCTGCACGACACGGTGGCCCCGCTGCGGGTCGCGAACCATGTGTGGCAGAAGTATCTGCGCGGCATGCCGGGCCGCAGCCGCTACTGGGTGGTGCCGGGCGCCGACCACTACATGCAGTGCGACGCACCCGCGGAGCTGGCGCAGATCGTGCGGCTCACCGCGCAGGGCGAAAGCCTTGCGCTGCAACTGCAGACGCTCGGGGACCGGCCCGAGGGCGCGGTCCTGGTGGATCAGGCTTAG
- the efeO gene encoding iron uptake system protein EfeO: MSANRLPATELIVVALAVAAAGCSHSSPAPRSSNAVKVTMSNNGGSNRCVLDTTTVPAGPVTFTVSNASALGISHVELLKDQRVIGEKESVDPGEEPVSFTVSLDGGAYQIYCPAAEIEYQTLTVTGRLPAPATGPVAATFARSAKDFAPYVVNEMGHLNEAVKALDAAVQSGNVDGAKAAYAQARPFYERIQSSVNGYLLPGFTVGDNRGNLDYLIDMQEATPVDPKVGWKGFHAIERDLWQAGAITAATKALSTELVSNIGTLTTTVTTVQFRPEDVANGAADLIEDVYNTKITGEEEAFSHLDFVDFAANVEGAQHAYSLLRSGLNDIDSGLVQQIDQQFQDVLAMLEHYRDPTKLGGYRIYTADVRERDTPKLTAVIQPLHQSLSAIAQKVVTAN; this comes from the coding sequence GTGTCCGCCAACCGGTTGCCAGCCACCGAGCTGATAGTGGTAGCGCTCGCCGTTGCGGCAGCGGGGTGCAGCCATTCGAGCCCGGCACCGAGGAGCAGCAACGCGGTCAAAGTGACGATGTCCAACAACGGCGGCAGCAATCGCTGCGTGCTGGACACCACGACCGTTCCGGCCGGCCCGGTCACCTTCACGGTGTCCAACGCCAGTGCACTGGGCATCTCGCACGTGGAACTGCTCAAAGACCAGCGCGTCATCGGCGAGAAGGAGAGCGTGGACCCCGGCGAGGAGCCCGTGTCCTTCACCGTCAGCCTGGACGGTGGTGCCTACCAGATCTATTGTCCCGCAGCGGAGATCGAATACCAGACTCTGACGGTGACGGGACGCCTGCCGGCACCGGCCACCGGACCGGTCGCGGCCACCTTCGCCCGCAGCGCCAAGGACTTCGCGCCGTACGTCGTCAATGAAATGGGTCACCTCAACGAAGCGGTGAAGGCACTCGATGCGGCCGTGCAGTCGGGCAATGTCGACGGCGCCAAAGCGGCCTACGCGCAGGCGCGTCCGTTCTACGAACGCATCCAGTCGAGCGTGAACGGCTATCTGCTGCCGGGCTTCACCGTGGGTGACAACAGGGGGAACCTCGACTACCTGATCGACATGCAGGAGGCCACCCCCGTCGACCCCAAGGTCGGCTGGAAAGGCTTCCACGCCATCGAGCGGGACCTGTGGCAGGCCGGTGCGATCACCGCCGCCACCAAGGCGCTCAGCACCGAATTGGTCAGCAACATCGGCACATTGACCACCACGGTGACCACCGTGCAATTCCGGCCCGAGGATGTGGCCAACGGCGCCGCCGATCTGATCGAGGACGTCTACAACACCAAGATCACCGGCGAGGAAGAAGCGTTCAGCCACCTCGATTTCGTCGACTTCGCCGCCAACGTCGAAGGCGCACAACACGCCTACTCTTTACTGCGCTCGGGCTTGAACGACATCGACAGCGGCCTGGTGCAGCAGATCGACCAGCAATTCCAGGACGTCCTGGCCATGTTGGAGCACTACCGCGACCCGACGAAGCTGGGCGGCTACCGGATCTACACGGCCGACGTGCGCGAGCGCGACACTCCCAAGCTGACCGCCGTGATCCAGCCGCTGCATCAGAGCCTGTCCGCCATCGCGCAGAAGGTCGTCACGGCGAACTGA
- a CDS encoding cytochrome P450 encodes MTGASTTEIYYDPFDFDIDDNPYPIWKRMRDEVPLYYNEKYNFYALSRYEDVAPELTNWETYRSGRGTTMDIIMSGIQVPPGVILFEDPPLHDLHRRLLSRVFTPRRMEAIEPLTRDFCVRALDPLVGTGRFDFIENLGSTIPMRTIGYLLGIPEESQAHIRDRGGRAINLTEGTFRAVEEDLFEKSYEVFSDYIDWRTEHPSDDLMTQLLNAEIDDNGVTRRLDRTEVLMYTSMIAGAGNETTTRLIGFIGQLLAEHPDQRREIVSDPSLIPMAIEEVLRYEAPSPVQARYVAHDVECRGTLISEGSIMLLLNGSANRDERRYVDGERFDIHRGGAHLSFGHGLHFCLGSALARMQARVALEEVIKRWPEWDVDYDNAVKAHTSSVRGWAKLPVITG; translated from the coding sequence ATGACTGGGGCCAGCACCACCGAGATCTATTACGACCCTTTTGATTTCGATATCGACGACAATCCGTACCCGATCTGGAAGCGGATGCGCGACGAAGTTCCGTTGTATTACAACGAGAAATACAACTTCTACGCGCTGAGCCGCTACGAGGACGTCGCCCCGGAACTGACGAACTGGGAGACGTACCGCTCGGGCCGGGGTACCACCATGGACATCATCATGAGCGGGATCCAGGTGCCGCCCGGGGTCATCCTGTTCGAGGACCCACCCCTGCATGACCTGCATCGCCGTTTGCTGTCCAGGGTTTTCACGCCGCGGCGGATGGAGGCGATCGAACCGCTGACCCGCGACTTCTGCGTGCGTGCACTCGACCCGCTGGTGGGTACCGGCCGGTTCGACTTCATCGAGAACCTCGGCTCGACGATCCCGATGCGCACCATCGGCTACCTGCTGGGCATTCCGGAGGAGAGCCAGGCGCATATCCGGGACCGTGGTGGACGCGCCATCAACCTCACCGAGGGCACCTTCCGGGCCGTCGAGGAAGACCTCTTCGAGAAGAGCTACGAGGTGTTCTCCGACTACATCGACTGGCGGACCGAACATCCCTCCGACGACCTGATGACGCAACTGCTCAACGCCGAGATCGACGACAACGGGGTGACCCGGCGCCTGGATCGCACCGAGGTGCTGATGTACACCAGCATGATCGCCGGCGCCGGCAACGAGACGACCACCCGGTTGATCGGGTTCATCGGCCAGTTGCTGGCCGAGCACCCCGACCAGCGCCGCGAGATCGTGTCCGATCCATCGCTGATCCCGATGGCCATCGAGGAGGTGTTGCGTTACGAGGCGCCGTCCCCGGTGCAGGCGCGCTACGTCGCCCATGACGTCGAGTGTCGTGGCACGCTGATTTCGGAGGGGTCAATCATGTTGTTGCTCAACGGATCGGCCAACCGCGACGAGCGCCGGTATGTCGACGGGGAGCGGTTCGACATCCACCGCGGCGGTGCACACCTGAGCTTCGGGCACGGTCTGCACTTCTGTCTGGGCTCGGCGCTGGCCCGCATGCAGGCGCGGGTGGCGCTCGAAGAAGTGATCAAACGCTGGCCGGAATGGGACGTCGACTACGACAACGCCGTCAAGGCGCACACCAGCAGTGTGCGGGGCTGGGCGAAACTGCCTGTCATCACGGGGTAA